The nucleotide sequence CGCCTAAGGTTTCAATAATCCCAAGAATTGATGGGTTTAACGTAGCGACTAACCAAGTCGTCACCAGCATGAAGCCCGCGGTCAGAGTGTTTAATTTCTCTGGCGCTATGCTCTTGCCGCGTTGACGCAATGACTTAACTACCATGCCGTTAAAGCCTTCACGGGCACCTAAATAGTGACCTAAGAAAGATTTAGTAATAGCCACAAATGCAATCACAGGCGCTAAATAAGCGATCACTGGGGTATTAAAGTGGTTAGCTAAATAAGACAGAATTGAAAGATTCTGCGCTTTTGCTTCGGCTAAATCAGCAGGAGATAAACTCAATACACAGCTAAATACAAAGAACATCACGGTAATAACCATCATGATATGTGCATACGCTAAGATTTTTGAGGTTTTCTGATCAACGATTTCATCACCATATTCCTGGCGCTTAGCCACCGCAAACGCTGAAATAATAGGTGAATGGTTGAATGAGAATACCATCACAGGAATGGCTAACCATAAGGTCATCCAAATACCTGGGCCAGAATTATTAGCTACATGAATAGTATCAAGGAATGCGCTCTGCCAATGAGGGATCAAATACAGTGCTAATAACATTAATACGGCAACAAATGGATAAACCAAGATGCTCATCACCTTGACTATCAAATGCTCACCAAATTTAACGATCGCCATTAAGCCAACAATCAGCACTAATGACAATAATGCACGCGGTGGGGCAGTCATTTGCAACTGGTTAGTGATGAAGCTTTCAACCGTATTGGTAATCGCCACACTGTATACCAGCAAAATAGGATAAATGGCGAAGAAGTATAATAAGGTAATGATTTTACCCGCGCCAACGCCAAAGTGTTCTTCAACAACTTCAGTAATGTCGCCGTTTGGGTTTTTACCAGAAAGAACGAAGCGAGTTAATCCTCTATGAGCAAAAAAGGTCATAGGAAAGGCTAACAGCATCATGATGATTAACGGAATAAGTCCGCCGACACCAGCATTAATAGGTAAAAATAATACGCCTGCGCCTACTGCCGTGCCGTATAAACCTAACATCCACATAGTGTCAGACTTTTGCCATTGACTGGCTTGAGCAGGACTCATGACTTTAGCAGTCGTGTTTTGCGTTGAATCCATTAGTGTTCTCCGAAAGTCGATAACCGACTTCTTAAATATCGTTTATTAGTTCAAGACTATTGATTATTAGAATTACATATTCTGCGATTGCTATCCTTTGTAAAGTAAATGGCTGGTTATTAGCATTCACCTAACAATTTCTATTTTCCTTAATGAAATCAGCAGCAGTAATTTTCTATTTAGTATTACACCATCGTTATTGGTAAAAACTATAAAAATTAGGGCATATGTCTAATTATTTGATTGTTATTGGTGGTTAATGCTGTTGATGGTAGTTTGAGTGGATGTTGCGATTAAAATTAGTTGTAAATCAGGGTTTTACTGTGTTTTGAGCCGGCGTGAATAAAAAAGCCCCAAATTAATGATCAACTTGATTATTGTTGATAGATAACTGTTTACATTTAAAATGCGTAACCATCTGTTTTAAATGATAGTAATAATCACATGGTTACTTATTTGTTATTTTCTATGGCGGCATCCATGTAATTCAGTCGTTGCTTATATGGCTGCTTATGGTTGCCAAAATTCAGCGATTGGTTGCCAGTAGTTAATATCCGGCGACTGTTGAAAAGCATGTTAATATTGGTGGTGAAAT is from Shewanella sp. SNU WT4 and encodes:
- a CDS encoding HAAAP family serine/threonine permease, which codes for MSPAQASQWQKSDTMWMLGLYGTAVGAGVLFLPINAGVGGLIPLIIMMLLAFPMTFFAHRGLTRFVLSGKNPNGDITEVVEEHFGVGAGKIITLLYFFAIYPILLVYSVAITNTVESFITNQLQMTAPPRALLSLVLIVGLMAIVKFGEHLIVKVMSILVYPFVAVLMLLALYLIPHWQSAFLDTIHVANNSGPGIWMTLWLAIPVMVFSFNHSPIISAFAVAKRQEYGDEIVDQKTSKILAYAHIMMVITVMFFVFSCVLSLSPADLAEAKAQNLSILSYLANHFNTPVIAYLAPVIAFVAITKSFLGHYLGAREGFNGMVVKSLRQRGKSIAPEKLNTLTAGFMLVTTWLVATLNPSILGIIETLGGPVIATILFLMPMYAIHKVPAMRKYSGKISNVFVTLIGLIAISAIVYSLLG